Proteins encoded together in one Candidatus Xianfuyuplasma coldseepsis window:
- a CDS encoding L7Ae/L30e/S12e/Gadd45 family ribosomal protein, producing MNLLGLALRARKLLVGENLVLPACHKHPGNVVFLASDAGENITKKITNKATSFGLTIVQSVDSDALSQALGKEHVKVVLITDKGFSNTCKDYLM from the coding sequence TTGAACCTGCTCGGACTCGCACTTCGGGCACGAAAATTACTGGTTGGGGAGAACCTGGTTCTACCTGCCTGTCATAAACATCCTGGCAATGTTGTATTTCTCGCCAGTGATGCCGGGGAAAATATTACGAAAAAGATTACCAATAAGGCAACGAGTTTCGGATTGACGATTGTTCAATCAGTTGATTCGGATGCCTTGTCACAAGCATTGGGGAAAGAGCATGTCAAAGTTGTACTGATTACTGACAAGGGATTTAGCAACACGTGTAAGGACTACCTAATGTGA
- the rnpM gene encoding RNase P modulator RnpM, translated as MKQRKIPLRKCVITNERVPKKELIRVVRTPEGQVEVDLTGKKNGRGAYVSKTKQVILKAKKTKKLDRHLEVSVPEEIYDELLQIIEQQ; from the coding sequence ATGAAACAGCGTAAAATACCACTTCGCAAGTGTGTGATTACCAATGAACGTGTTCCCAAAAAGGAACTGATTCGTGTTGTCCGCACTCCAGAAGGACAGGTTGAAGTGGATTTGACAGGAAAGAAAAATGGCCGTGGGGCTTATGTTAGTAAAACCAAGCAAGTCATTCTAAAGGCAAAGAAAACGAAAAAATTAGATCGTCATTTAGAGGTCTCCGTCCCCGAAGAGATCTACGACGAACTACTCCAGATTATTGAACAACAATAA
- the nusA gene encoding transcription termination factor NusA, producing MISKDFFRALEVLAEERGIDKEKILDVMGRGILNAYKKDHYTSDNAKIEFNTEKNEIQLSADYLVVETVENPGEISLKDARKKRKTIKIGDTITMKESPKEFGRIAVSSAKQILTQGLKQLEREKAYEEFKGRENEMINTEIVSYNRDFVTLDLGHNMETSLPRKELLKSDEVYEGARLRVYITKVDMTTKGPKVFVSRTDKNLVKRLVEQVCPEIQDGTVEIMGISRDPGDRCKIAVYSHDENVDPIGSVVGYKGSRIMEVLDALQGEKIDVFEWSKEPIDLIVNSLNPAKILAVNPNKKKKEATVIVYDKDLTSAIGVRGQNVKLASHAIGWKIDIVPLSEAKEKGIRYRRIDETA from the coding sequence ATGATTAGTAAAGATTTTTTCCGTGCCCTTGAAGTTCTTGCTGAAGAACGCGGGATCGACAAAGAAAAGATTCTAGATGTTATGGGACGCGGAATCCTAAATGCTTACAAAAAGGATCATTACACAAGTGATAATGCGAAAATTGAGTTCAATACCGAAAAAAATGAGATTCAATTATCCGCCGATTATCTTGTGGTAGAAACCGTGGAGAATCCTGGTGAAATCTCATTAAAAGATGCCCGTAAAAAACGGAAAACGATTAAGATTGGTGATACGATTACGATGAAAGAATCACCTAAGGAATTTGGTCGGATTGCCGTCAGTAGTGCGAAGCAAATTCTCACCCAGGGACTTAAACAACTGGAACGTGAAAAAGCCTACGAGGAATTTAAAGGTCGTGAAAACGAAATGATCAATACGGAAATCGTATCGTATAATCGTGATTTCGTCACCTTGGACCTCGGTCACAACATGGAAACCAGCTTACCACGAAAAGAATTATTAAAAAGCGATGAAGTTTATGAAGGGGCACGCCTTCGTGTCTATATCACAAAAGTCGATATGACGACCAAAGGACCGAAAGTATTTGTCTCACGGACCGATAAAAATCTTGTCAAACGTCTCGTTGAACAAGTATGTCCAGAAATTCAAGATGGTACCGTCGAAATTATGGGAATCTCACGCGATCCAGGTGATCGTTGTAAGATTGCAGTATATTCTCATGATGAAAACGTCGATCCGATTGGATCGGTTGTTGGATACAAAGGATCACGGATCATGGAAGTCTTGGATGCCTTGCAAGGTGAAAAAATTGACGTATTTGAATGGTCAAAAGAACCAATTGATTTGATTGTGAACTCACTAAACCCAGCGAAAATTCTTGCTGTCAATCCCAATAAAAAGAAAAAAGAAGCAACGGTTATTGTCTACGATAAAGATTTAACCAGTGCCATTGGTGTCCGGGGACAAAATGTAAAATTGGCATCCCACGCCATCGGTTGGAAAATTGACATCGTCCCATTATCCGAAGCCAAAGAAAAAGGTATTCGTTACCGTCGGATCGATGAAACAGCGTAA
- the rimP gene encoding ribosome maturation factor RimP, whose amino-acid sequence MDKLRQRIETLLTELKYYLYDMEYVKEHGEQVLRILIDNDTEITLDDCVIVSHKIGEMLDQDDPFTDPYNLEVTSAGAERELRTADEIARAINKWVYIETFEQKLTAKLLAYKNGELTLHFKNKKTTTINEMDINHIRLTVVL is encoded by the coding sequence ATGGATAAATTACGTCAACGAATCGAAACATTGTTAACGGAGTTAAAGTATTATTTATACGATATGGAATACGTCAAAGAACACGGTGAACAAGTGTTGCGGATTTTGATTGATAATGATACCGAAATCACCTTGGATGATTGTGTCATAGTCAGTCATAAAATTGGTGAGATGTTGGACCAAGATGATCCGTTTACCGACCCCTATAATTTAGAGGTTACTAGTGCCGGTGCGGAGCGGGAACTACGGACAGCAGATGAAATTGCCCGTGCCATTAATAAATGGGTCTACATCGAGACCTTTGAACAGAAGTTGACAGCGAAGCTTTTAGCCTATAAAAACGGGGAACTAACCTTGCATTTTAAAAACAAAAAAACGACAACGATTAATGAAATGGACATCAATCACATCCGATTGACAGTCGTTCTATAG
- a CDS encoding TrmH family RNA methyltransferase: MEITSVQNKLIKETTKLHQKKYRDQFGHFLVEGYHLYEEARTVGNVVQVFTTDHAIVGEDVIYVNEAVLQKLSDAKNPQGVVTVCQKVDAQEPSDQILLLDHIQDPGNLGTLLRSALAFGFTTIVLDNTVDVYNDKVLRSTQGAIFKLNFIHSSILEFMEKYNWILYYGTAMTGVPIQAFSTMPPFGIILGNEGAGVNEHILRKTTKNITIPMIQTESLNVGVAGSIIMYELQKKLS; the protein is encoded by the coding sequence ATGGAGATTACAAGCGTCCAAAATAAACTAATAAAAGAGACCACGAAACTGCATCAAAAGAAATATCGCGATCAGTTTGGTCATTTTCTCGTGGAAGGATATCACCTCTATGAAGAAGCACGAACGGTTGGCAATGTTGTTCAAGTGTTTACTACAGATCATGCGATTGTTGGCGAGGATGTCATCTACGTTAATGAAGCTGTTCTGCAGAAACTATCGGATGCGAAAAACCCCCAGGGAGTTGTTACTGTTTGTCAGAAAGTGGATGCACAAGAACCAAGTGATCAAATTCTTCTATTGGATCACATACAAGATCCAGGAAATCTCGGAACGTTGTTGCGCAGTGCCTTGGCGTTTGGCTTTACGACAATTGTACTCGATAATACGGTTGATGTGTATAACGACAAAGTATTACGTAGTACCCAGGGAGCCATTTTTAAGTTGAATTTCATTCATTCCTCCATCCTTGAGTTTATGGAGAAATACAACTGGATTCTCTATTATGGAACAGCAATGACTGGGGTACCTATCCAAGCGTTTTCCACCATGCCACCTTTCGGTATAATCCTCGGAAATGAAGGCGCAGGAGTGAATGAACATATCCTTCGGAAAACGACGAAAAATATTACGATTCCGATGATTCAAACTGAAAGTTTAAACGTTGGTGTTGCCGGTAGTATTATCATGTATGAATTACAGAAGAAATTATCCTAA
- a CDS encoding rhodanese-like domain-containing protein, giving the protein MKRVAVVISAVVMIFALAACNTDKGYTNISNDELREMFDSDVNYYYIDVRTSKEYYEEHIEEFTMNIDYYHLEEDYSMLDDLDRSRPVIIMCNSGNRSASAAEIFVKEGFTEVYNVTKGIQGWDGETV; this is encoded by the coding sequence ATGAAGCGAGTAGCTGTCGTAATTTCTGCTGTTGTGATGATCTTTGCCCTAGCTGCATGTAACACGGATAAAGGGTATACAAATATCTCCAACGACGAATTACGTGAGATGTTTGACAGTGATGTTAATTACTACTATATCGATGTACGTACATCAAAAGAATATTACGAAGAACACATCGAAGAATTTACAATGAATATCGATTACTACCATTTAGAAGAGGATTACAGTATGCTTGATGATCTCGATCGTTCACGACCGGTTATTATTATGTGTAACAGTGGAAATCGGAGTGCGAGTGCAGCAGAGATTTTTGTCAAAGAAGGATTTACGGAAGTCTATAATGTAACCAAAGGTATTCAAGGATGGGACGGAGAAACCGTATAG
- the thiI gene encoding tRNA uracil 4-sulfurtransferase ThiI has protein sequence MYERILVRYGDLTLKGKNKKVFVERVNQLIREKVNNPHVKYEKNHDRLYIVLNGEHHEEIIASLDKVSGLSSYSFISKTSRDMESIKAKALEVVQGELGDKVVTFKVETKRADKTYPLQSPEISKEIAGHVLRNTETLLVDVHNPELTLFIEVRHHGAYLYCNKMKGMGGFPVGVAGKGLLMMSGGIDSPVAGFLAMKQGIEIECIHFESTPLTSIESAQKVIDLTEKLSHFAPKNKINLHMVPFKELHEQLLEYVPEAYNITIMRRMMYRISEQIAAKHRCLVLINGESVGQVASQTLQSMVAINDVTTMPVLRPLVTYDKLDIIDISNKIDCYDISVKPFEDCCTVYVPKKPTTSPKVYRCEYYETLFDYKPIIDKAVRDTKTFVIEAGSSRDITLEGFTIAEIPPKLTIPKE, from the coding sequence ATGTATGAACGTATATTGGTTCGATATGGTGATTTAACCTTAAAAGGAAAAAACAAAAAGGTGTTTGTCGAACGAGTGAATCAATTGATTCGGGAAAAAGTCAATAACCCACATGTCAAATATGAGAAAAATCATGATCGCTTATACATTGTCTTAAATGGTGAACATCACGAAGAGATTATTGCTAGTTTGGACAAAGTAAGTGGTCTTTCAAGTTATAGTTTTATCTCGAAAACAAGTCGTGACATGGAAAGCATCAAAGCCAAAGCTTTGGAGGTTGTTCAAGGGGAGCTAGGCGATAAAGTCGTGACGTTTAAAGTCGAAACGAAACGAGCTGATAAGACCTATCCATTACAGTCTCCAGAGATTTCCAAAGAAATCGCCGGTCATGTGTTACGGAATACGGAAACGTTGCTTGTGGATGTCCATAATCCCGAGTTAACATTATTTATCGAAGTCCGTCATCACGGGGCGTATTTATATTGTAATAAGATGAAAGGAATGGGTGGATTTCCAGTTGGTGTAGCCGGAAAAGGATTGTTGATGATGAGTGGTGGAATTGATTCTCCGGTGGCGGGATTCTTAGCGATGAAGCAAGGTATTGAAATCGAGTGTATTCATTTTGAATCGACACCTTTAACAAGTATCGAATCGGCACAAAAAGTCATTGATTTAACCGAAAAATTAAGTCATTTTGCTCCAAAAAATAAAATCAATTTACATATGGTACCGTTCAAAGAATTACACGAGCAATTATTGGAATACGTACCAGAAGCATATAATATTACGATCATGCGACGCATGATGTATCGTATCAGTGAACAAATTGCGGCAAAACACAGATGTCTCGTTCTCATCAATGGGGAGAGTGTAGGCCAAGTTGCATCGCAAACACTCCAAAGTATGGTCGCGATCAACGATGTAACGACGATGCCGGTATTACGTCCTTTAGTGACGTATGATAAACTAGATATCATCGACATTTCAAACAAGATTGATTGCTATGATATTAGTGTCAAACCGTTTGAAGATTGTTGTACTGTCTATGTACCAAAAAAACCAACCACTTCACCGAAAGTATATCGCTGTGAGTATTATGAAACATTGTTTGATTATAAGCCCATTATTGATAAGGCCGTCAGGGACACCAAAACATTTGTGATTGAAGCAGGATCGTCTCGAGACATAACCTTAGAAGGATTTACAATCGCGGAAATACCTCCGAAGTTAACCATTCCCAAGGAGTAA
- a CDS encoding GAF domain-containing protein → MFTEIPKGQSKGENYQLLLQHLDHFLVKDDALITSLSNLSAYLNYFLDDINWVGFYLYDGEKLFLGPFQGLPACTTIAFGSGVCGTAAKTRKTIVVEDVDQFEGHIACDANSKSEIVVPIINNTLLFGVLDIDSPVPSRFDQTDHYYLEEVINKFVDIVL, encoded by the coding sequence ATGTTTACAGAAATTCCCAAAGGTCAATCCAAAGGTGAAAACTATCAACTCTTATTACAACATCTTGATCACTTCTTGGTGAAAGATGACGCACTGATTACAAGCTTAAGCAATCTCAGCGCCTATTTAAACTACTTTCTAGATGATATCAACTGGGTTGGGTTTTATCTATATGACGGAGAAAAGCTCTTCTTAGGACCCTTTCAAGGTCTTCCAGCTTGTACGACAATCGCCTTCGGTAGTGGTGTCTGTGGCACCGCAGCGAAGACTCGTAAAACCATTGTAGTCGAGGATGTCGATCAATTCGAAGGACACATTGCTTGTGACGCCAACAGCAAGTCGGAAATCGTTGTTCCAATCATCAACAATACCCTATTATTTGGCGTTTTAGATATCGATTCTCCCGTACCTTCTCGGTTCGATCAAACGGACCATTATTACTTAGAGGAAGTAATCAACAAATTTGTTGACATTGTACTGTAG
- the rpsD gene encoding 30S ribosomal protein S4 translates to MARYTGPSWKISRRLKYSISESGKELGKRPYAPGQHGQRRGKLSEYGIQLHEKQKVRFTYGVNEKQFRKTFNEAKKMPGKQGENFLFLLESRLDNLVFRAGLARTRRQARQLVNHGHVYVDKKRTDIPSYRVVPGQLITLSEKAQKFDIVKDALEALVTRPEFVSFDDNKFEVTYVRLPERGEILSEIKENLIVEYYNR, encoded by the coding sequence ATGGCACGTTATACAGGACCTAGTTGGAAAATTTCAAGACGTTTAAAATACTCAATCAGCGAAAGTGGTAAGGAACTTGGAAAACGCCCTTACGCACCAGGACAACACGGACAACGTCGTGGAAAATTAAGTGAATACGGAATCCAACTTCATGAAAAACAAAAAGTACGTTTCACCTATGGTGTAAACGAAAAACAATTCCGTAAAACCTTCAACGAAGCGAAAAAAATGCCTGGTAAACAAGGTGAAAACTTCTTGTTCTTATTAGAATCAAGATTAGACAACCTCGTTTTCCGCGCTGGATTAGCACGTACTCGTCGTCAAGCTCGTCAGCTTGTCAACCATGGACATGTTTATGTCGACAAAAAACGTACGGACATCCCATCTTATCGCGTCGTCCCTGGACAACTCATTACCTTAAGCGAAAAAGCTCAAAAATTTGACATCGTCAAAGATGCGCTTGAAGCATTGGTTACCCGTCCAGAATTCGTTAGCTTTGATGACAACAAATTTGAAGTCACATACGTTCGTTTACCTGAACGCGGTGAAATCTTATCTGAAATCAAAGAAAACCTCATCGTTGAATATTACAACAGATAA
- the thrC gene encoding threonine synthase, giving the protein MMVKSTRSDERVTPSMAILNGLAKDGGLYVFESIPKIDIKQLTNASYTDVAKVVFGLLLDDFSQERLNDIIDQTYNSNLFHPAPITMTHHKNHSYLNLYHGETLAFKDMALSILPKLIQEAKQINGIDKPSIVLTATSGDTGSAALAGFQQNKDDYVFVLYPTQGVSSFQEKQMNQLQNDQCTVYAIDGNFDDCQTIVKTLFQSITLTNTTLVSANSINIGRLVPQITYYVYAYTKLVQDHVIPQLEPIDVVVPTGNFGNIYAAYIAKQMGVPFDTLTIASNTNNVLHDFFQTGSYTIKRPLYKTISPSMDIIISSNLERYLYTLFNHDASALQQAMTTLQSTGELHIDVVKHQTTFDSGMATEQETLQTIKDTFLNQGTVIDPHTAVGTYVYHHTPHNHHTIIVATASPFKFIDAMEDALDIEPSGDLQSRLQRFAGHVHIPFPARINHIASYTLEQKQILTKDEAMTIIRQKVGIIDEN; this is encoded by the coding sequence ATGATGGTAAAAAGCACACGATCGGACGAACGCGTAACGCCTTCTATGGCAATCCTCAATGGACTTGCCAAAGATGGCGGACTCTATGTCTTTGAATCCATTCCAAAAATCGACATCAAACAACTTACTAATGCATCGTATACCGATGTGGCAAAAGTTGTATTTGGTCTATTGCTAGATGATTTTTCACAAGAGCGTTTGAATGATATCATCGATCAAACATACAACTCAAACCTGTTTCATCCAGCCCCCATCACCATGACACACCACAAGAACCACTCCTATTTAAATCTCTATCATGGCGAAACCCTCGCCTTTAAAGATATGGCATTATCAATATTGCCAAAATTGATTCAAGAAGCCAAACAGATTAACGGTATTGACAAACCAAGTATTGTCTTAACCGCAACCAGTGGTGATACCGGTAGTGCGGCCTTGGCAGGCTTTCAACAAAACAAAGACGATTATGTGTTTGTTCTCTATCCGACACAAGGTGTATCGTCCTTTCAAGAAAAGCAAATGAATCAACTCCAAAACGACCAATGTACCGTATATGCAATTGATGGTAATTTTGACGATTGTCAAACCATTGTTAAAACACTATTTCAATCCATTACGTTAACAAACACAACGCTCGTCAGTGCAAACTCGATTAATATTGGGCGTTTGGTTCCGCAGATAACATACTACGTCTATGCCTATACTAAATTGGTTCAAGATCACGTCATCCCACAACTAGAACCCATCGATGTCGTTGTTCCAACCGGAAATTTCGGTAACATTTACGCGGCATATATCGCCAAACAAATGGGTGTACCGTTTGATACATTGACGATTGCATCCAATACCAATAACGTTCTTCACGATTTCTTCCAAACCGGAAGTTATACCATCAAAAGACCCTTATACAAAACGATATCACCAAGTATGGACATCATCATCTCGTCCAACCTAGAACGGTACTTATATACATTATTCAATCATGATGCATCGGCTTTACAGCAAGCAATGACAACCCTACAGTCCACAGGTGAATTACATATCGATGTCGTTAAACATCAAACCACCTTTGATTCTGGTATGGCTACCGAACAAGAAACTTTACAAACCATTAAGGATACCTTTCTCAATCAAGGTACTGTGATTGATCCTCACACTGCAGTTGGTACCTATGTCTACCATCATACACCCCACAATCATCACACGATTATCGTTGCTACTGCATCCCCATTCAAGTTCATCGATGCAATGGAAGATGCATTGGATATAGAACCTTCAGGTGATTTGCAATCACGATTACAACGATTCGCTGGTCATGTACACATTCCCTTTCCAGCACGAATCAACCACATAGCATCCTATACCTTGGAACAGAAACAGATACTCACAAAAGATGAGGCGATGACTATTATCCGCCAGAAAGTTGGTATTATTGATGAAAATTAG
- the thrB gene encoding homoserine kinase has translation MKISVPATSANLGIGFDAIGLSLSLYNTFSFTKSRNDHIVSYSGELDDHLVYQAYKAFFTYHRRPHLPITIEVEQQEIPISRGLGSSAACILAGVFAANTLGHLNASFDECVAFSASLEGHPDNIYPAAYGGLVATYQDNDIYYHQSFPVHSSLQFTLLIPDQHTSTSDLRNAIPTTIKHQDAVHNVARVLHLPSAFKTGNLQTLRRILNDKLHEPYRYPFIPKSNEILTLKRHKELAIVISGSGSSLLFISKKPIDAYLTDSIKSVYRVVPVQPEAKLTMDKKTI, from the coding sequence ATGAAAATTAGTGTCCCGGCCACATCGGCTAATCTCGGGATTGGCTTTGACGCCATTGGATTATCCCTTAGTCTATACAATACATTTAGCTTTACCAAGAGTCGAAACGATCACATTGTGAGCTACAGTGGGGAACTCGACGATCACCTAGTATATCAAGCTTATAAGGCATTCTTTACCTACCATAGACGCCCTCATTTACCAATCACAATCGAAGTCGAGCAACAAGAGATTCCCATCTCCAGAGGACTTGGTAGTAGTGCAGCGTGTATACTAGCCGGCGTGTTTGCGGCCAATACACTCGGTCATTTAAACGCTTCATTCGACGAATGCGTTGCTTTTAGCGCATCGCTAGAAGGACATCCTGACAACATCTATCCAGCAGCTTACGGTGGATTGGTGGCCACCTACCAAGACAACGATATCTATTATCACCAATCATTTCCAGTTCATTCATCGTTACAATTTACTCTTCTCATTCCGGACCAACACACCTCAACAAGTGATCTGCGTAATGCGATTCCCACGACGATTAAACATCAGGATGCTGTCCATAATGTCGCTCGGGTTCTTCATTTACCCAGTGCGTTTAAAACAGGCAATCTCCAAACATTGCGCCGGATATTGAACGACAAACTACATGAACCCTATCGTTATCCATTTATTCCAAAATCCAATGAAATACTCACCTTAAAGCGTCACAAAGAACTCGCGATTGTAATCAGTGGGTCTGGTAGTTCATTGTTGTTTATCTCAAAAAAACCAATTGATGCATATTTAACCGATTCCATTAAAAGCGTCTACCGTGTTGTACCTGTGCAGCCCGAGGCAAAACTAACAATGGATAAAAAAACGATCTGA
- a CDS encoding aspartate kinase: MITIGLVGFGMVNSGVYEIVTMRKHHLDAVANDDVRITKILINNINKPRDPRVSKTLFTDDVDDFFTHDFDIIAEAITNTDQAYMIITRALSRGINVVTASKAVISKYYTELFTLAETNNCGLYVEATVAGGVPIIKPMLQVLQTNQITKINAILNGTTNYILSKMYTDRSSYKDALTLAQEIGYAEHDPTDDVEGYDALRKLVILSNLAYRTRIEEDDIPCRGISNITKEDMDYIKDLHLIPKLIGISLTTKDGITASVEPVLFSEQSIYNTVQLSNNIVSITGNHVGELQFYGPGAGKLSTGNSMVSDIVDILSGVQPIRLHQHQSMSYQSDDYVSGMYYCRFNLNNYQEDQILQKFDASGLTYDVVYRTNQLVIITDVVAASVMRDFMSVFHPKYAIYIRIEDGAYSHTFTSNPRNLIVMKFGGTSVGSLDNIKHVAQKIIDTKQQGNDVVVVVSAMGKRTDELVEMAQKISRIPQKREMDLLLATGEQMSISLLTMALQEAGEEAIALSSTQTGIITDDIYNDARIIKVNAKRLKQELANHKIVVIPGFQGLTTTLDITTLGRGGSDTTAVALSAVLRAERCDIYTDVEGVYTADPRIVSSAKRWDEISYDEMLELSHLGAGVMHPRSIELAKKYNVKLTIKSTFIEGPGTVIKEANMIEKVVVRGVTHDQDIVKVSIVEVPDKPGIAFHLFDLLAERNVSIDMIIQSIGRENVNDISFTVHAKDLDQTLDACQVYVKDIHTGKVAVDNNVVKLSIVGIGMAGGSKVASLFFKALYESGINIQMISTSEIKISCIVENKDVDVAINRIHEYFQLGEDVNID, encoded by the coding sequence GTGATTACAATTGGTCTAGTAGGATTTGGAATGGTGAACTCCGGTGTATATGAAATTGTTACAATGCGAAAACATCATTTAGATGCAGTCGCAAACGATGATGTACGGATTACAAAAATCCTCATTAATAACATTAATAAGCCACGAGATCCAAGGGTTTCAAAGACCTTGTTTACCGATGATGTAGACGACTTTTTTACACATGATTTTGATATCATTGCAGAAGCGATTACCAATACCGACCAAGCATATATGATTATTACGCGTGCACTTTCGCGTGGTATTAACGTTGTCACTGCATCCAAAGCAGTGATTTCAAAATACTATACGGAATTATTTACTCTTGCCGAAACCAATAATTGTGGACTTTACGTCGAAGCAACTGTGGCTGGTGGAGTCCCTATAATCAAACCGATGTTGCAAGTATTACAGACGAATCAGATAACCAAGATTAATGCAATACTCAATGGAACAACGAACTATATTCTTTCTAAAATGTATACTGATAGATCCTCCTATAAAGATGCACTTACACTTGCACAAGAGATAGGGTATGCAGAACATGATCCAACCGATGATGTTGAAGGATATGATGCATTACGGAAACTTGTTATTCTATCAAATTTGGCGTATAGAACAAGAATCGAGGAGGATGATATTCCTTGTCGCGGAATATCAAATATTACAAAAGAGGATATGGATTATATCAAGGATCTCCACTTGATTCCCAAACTAATCGGAATCAGTTTGACAACCAAAGACGGAATCACTGCAAGTGTTGAGCCGGTTTTGTTCAGTGAACAATCCATATATAATACCGTCCAACTATCGAATAATATTGTCAGTATCACTGGTAATCATGTTGGCGAATTACAGTTTTATGGACCGGGAGCAGGGAAATTATCAACCGGTAACTCGATGGTTTCTGATATCGTCGATATCCTTTCAGGTGTACAACCGATTCGTTTACATCAACATCAATCAATGTCCTATCAATCCGATGACTACGTATCTGGTATGTATTATTGTCGATTCAACCTAAATAACTATCAGGAAGATCAAATCTTACAGAAGTTTGATGCGTCGGGATTGACCTATGATGTTGTATATCGGACCAATCAATTAGTTATTATTACCGACGTTGTAGCAGCCTCTGTTATGCGCGATTTTATGTCTGTTTTTCATCCGAAATATGCGATTTATATCCGGATAGAGGACGGTGCATATTCGCACACATTCACATCGAACCCTCGCAATTTGATTGTCATGAAGTTCGGGGGAACCTCGGTCGGATCATTGGATAATATCAAACATGTTGCACAAAAAATCATTGATACCAAGCAACAAGGAAACGATGTTGTCGTTGTTGTTAGTGCGATGGGAAAACGTACGGATGAGTTGGTCGAAATGGCACAAAAAATCAGTCGGATTCCTCAAAAACGAGAAATGGATTTACTGCTTGCAACCGGTGAACAGATGTCGATTAGTTTACTCACAATGGCGTTACAAGAAGCCGGTGAGGAGGCAATCGCATTATCTTCGACACAAACTGGAATCATTACCGATGACATCTACAACGATGCACGAATTATTAAAGTGAATGCCAAACGTTTAAAACAGGAGTTGGCGAATCACAAAATTGTCGTTATCCCTGGTTTTCAAGGTCTGACAACAACACTGGATATCACCACACTTGGTCGTGGTGGAAGCGACACTACAGCAGTAGCGTTAAGTGCGGTATTACGAGCTGAACGATGTGATATATATACCGATGTTGAGGGGGTCTATACCGCCGATCCACGTATTGTTTCATCTGCGAAACGATGGGATGAAATCAGCTATGATGAGATGCTGGAGTTGTCTCATTTAGGAGCGGGAGTGATGCACCCTAGAAGTATCGAACTCGCGAAAAAATACAACGTTAAATTGACAATAAAATCGACCTTCATTGAAGGGCCTGGAACGGTGATTAAGGAGGCAAATATGATTGAAAAAGTAGTGGTTCGTGGTGTCACACACGATCAAGATATTGTTAAGGTATCAATTGTGGAAGTTCCCGATAAACCAGGAATTGCATTTCATCTATTTGATTTACTGGCTGAGCGTAATGTCTCCATTGATATGATTATTCAATCGATTGGACGAGAAAATGTCAATGATATCTCGTTTACCGTTCATGCAAAAGACTTGGATCAAACCTTAGATGCATGTCAGGTGTATGTCAAAGACATTCACACAGGTAAGGTTGCAGTCGACAACAATGTTGTCAAACTCTCGATTGTCGGGATTGGCATGGCTGGTGGAAGCAAAGTTGCCTCCTTATTCTTTAAAGCGTTGTACGAGTCCGGGATCAATATCCAGATGATCAGTACATCGGAAATTAAGATTTCCTGTATTGTTGAAAACAAAGATGTGGACGTCGCAATTAATCGCATTCATGAGTATTTCCAGCTTGGTGAAGACGTCAATATTGATTAA